The Paenibacillus amylolyticus genome contains the following window.
AGGCTCTGGACTACGTAATGAAGCCTATCCAAAAAGATCGATTGAAGCAGACCGTGATTCGTGTAAGAGAGAAACTGAACGTAAAACGTGAGCAGCGGTCAAAGGATACAAACGTACCTTTAATTTGCTGTTTTAATAAGATTCAGTTCAAGCTTCCAGGGAAGGAAATCCAGGTTGCCAAATGGCGCACAAGCAAAGCACAGGAGCTGTTTGCATACTTGCTCCACCATCGGAACCAGGTCATTCATCGCAGTACGTTGCTGGAACTTCTGTGGCCGGACATGGAAGAAGAGAAGACAGCACACCAACTCTACACTACGATGTATCATGTCCGACAAACCTTGAAAACTTGCAATATGGATATGATCACGATTCAAAGTGGACATCTGGAGGCAGGATATCGACTTGAATTGGGTGAGGCTCAGTTGGATAGTGAGCAGTGGGAACGGGAAATCAGGCAATGGAAAGTTATAGACGCAAGTAACGTTCATGCCTATGAGCAAGCGCTTTATCAATATAAGGGTACCTATCTTGGCAATTATGAATATATGTGGGCTGAACCTGAGCGCGAAAGATTACGTTATCTGTGGCTGTATCATATGAGGCAACTGAGTCTGTATTACCAGCGGCATGGGCTCGCGGAGAAAGTGATTGAGAGTACACAGCGTATACAGCACATGCTTCCGGATGAAGAAGAAAGTTATTTTATTCTAATGAAGTTATATGATGAAATGCACAACGATCTCGGTGTGGAGGAGCAGTATCGTCTCTTAACCACCAGAATGGAGCAAGATTTGGAGATACCGATTAGTGAAGAGGTTCGAGAATGGTACAGGGACTGGAAGCTCGGGTTGATCAAGTCAGGACATCGTAACCAATGAATCTACGACAGGCAAATCCCGTGAGTCGTTTCAAATATGTGCTGATCCTGTCGATCATTTTAGCGGCATTGTTCGGCATGCGCTGGGTCTGGTCGCAGTTCTTCCCTACCTTGGACAATTATCATGCTGTGAATGGTGTAGTTGATTTGCGAGGTGTCGATCTGGAGCAAGTCCCGGTCATGTATCTGAACGGAGAATGGGAACTATATTCGAATGAATTACTGACTAGCAAGGATACGGAGGATAGGGGAGGAATGCAGGCGCCGGATGTGGTTCAGGTTCCGGGAGATTGGAAAAATGCCGAGAACCGGGATCATGAGAGTTCACTTGGATATGCCACATATCGATTGCGTGTGTTGACTGATCCGCTCAAGCAACCTGTGACCTTCTGGTTCAGAAACATAAGAAGTTCATCCGAGATTGAACTCAATGGGAATATCATGGGCGGCATGGGGAAGGTGTCGGTGGATGCGGATACCTATGAACCGCGAAGTACCTCTTATACAACAACCTACGAAGATGAAGGCGCTACAGAGATTGAATTACTCATTCGTGTAGCTAATTATGATAGCCCGTTCATCGGAGGGATCGGTAAACCCGTTCGCTCCGGTTCCCAGGCGGCGGTTGATTACGCACGTTGGTATTCCATTGGTTTTCAACTGGCTATTTTTCTCGTTTTACTCCTTCATGGCATGTATGCCTGTATTCTGTTTGTATTTAATCCCCAGGAGCGGGCCTTACTCGTCGCAGCCATATTAACCTTATCTGTGGGCATGGTTGTTATGCTGGGTCATGATAACATTCTGATGTTATGGCTCCCTATTAACTATACGTGGGGAATCAAGCTTCGTCTGATCTCTCTGCTGCTGCAAAATGCGTGTATTCTACTGTTGTTCCAGAGATTGACCGCGGTACATATACGAACAAAGATCCTTCAATTAGGTATTGTCACAACAATAGCTTATATTGCTGTTATTCTGGCGGTGCCCATTCGCGTTGTTTATGCCATGGTTCATTACTCTTTTATCGACTTATACTTTCTCGTCTCTTCTCTCTGGTTCCTGTACATTGTAGGTGTCATGCTCTTCAGGAAACAGGCTGATCGGGATATGGTCTTTCTGCTCCTGACAGCTGGAGGTATCATATCCAATATGTTGTGGAGTACAGGTGAGACATCAAAAGATGTGACAACCGTCTATTATCCCATTGATATCATCTTTGCCATTACCGGCTTCTCCGCCTACTGGTTCAAGAAGTACTTCAGGAATGCCAGGGAGAATATGAAGCTGAATTCGGAACTGCAGAAGGGTGACAAAATTAAGGATCAATTCTTGGCGAATACATCGCATGAACTGCGAACCCCGCTGCACGGGATTATTAACATTGCTCACAACGTGGTCACCCGAGAGAAGAACAGATTGGATGAACGGAGCCTGGAGGATATGGAGTTGCTGATTACAATCGGTCGACGAATGTCCCATCTCCTGGGTGATCTGCTGGATGTAGTCCGGTTGAAGGAACACCGCATTGTGTTACGTCAGGTCCCTCTTTCCATACAGTCGGTTGTGCCTGGCATTATCGCCATGCTGCAATTCATGGCAGAACGCAAACCGGTCCGCCTTCATATGGAGATTCCGGAATCGTTCCCATCAGTCATGGCTGATGAAGAAAGACTCGTTCAGATTTTGTATAATCTGCTTCATAACGCGCTTAAACATACCGAGGAAGGGACGATATCCGTGAGTGCCGACATTCGTGAAGGACATGCTCTGATTCATGTGACGGATACAGGCATCGGCATGGATGAGGACACGCGGATGCGCATTTTCCTTCCGTATGAACAAGGGTCATATGGAATCAGTGATGGACAAGGCATCGGGCTTGGACTGAACATCTGCAAAGAACTCGTAGAATTGCACGGCGGGGCGCTAACGGTTCACTCGGAACTCGGAAAGGGCTCGGTGTTCACCTTCGATCTGCCGCTCGCGAACGAAACCACGCATCAGGTTCAGCCACAACTTCCCCTGATCTGGGAACAGGCTGCGGAGATGATGGAGGATGCGCCTAGTGGATTCCTGTTACCTCGCCCAGGCATGGGGGACGCGGAAGCCCTGGCGACAGCAGAGATGGCTCCCTTGTTAAAGAGGGGAAAGCAAACATTCTGGCTGTAGATGATGATCCGGTGAATCTGGATGTGCTGGTCAGCATTCTTTCGAATGAACCCTACACCATAACAACGGCCCGGTCGGGCCAGGAAGCGATAGAACTGCTGGGCACACGCCAGTGGGATCTGCTTATTACGGATGTGATGATGCCCCATATGTCCGGGTACGAGTTAACCCAGAAGGTGCGGAACAATTCTCCATGTCAGATCTTCCGGTGTTATTGTTGACTGCGCGAAGCCAGCCACCGGATATATATACCGGTTTTGCTTCGGGGGCCAATGATTATGTCACGAAACCTGTAGATGCGTTGGAGCTAAAATATCGGATACGTGCATTGACCATGTTAAATCAGTCCATCCAAGAGCGGTTACGCATGGAGGCCGCTTATTTGCAGGCTCAGATCCAGCCCCACTTCCTGTTCAATACGCTGAATTCGCTTATGGTTCTAAGTGATATTGATACAGAGCATATGCGCAAGCTTGGTGAAGCTTTCTCGTCCTATCTACGGATCAGCTTCAACTATCTTAATACAGGGGAACTGGTGAAATTATCATACGAGCTGGAACTCGTGGAAGCCTATCTTTTTATTGAGAAAACGCGATTTGAAGATCGCTTGTCGGTGGTATTAAACGTAGAGCCGGACCTTCCGTTACTTCTCCCGCCGCTGTCGATTCAGCCCTTGATCGAAAATGCCGTAAGACACGGGTTATTAAGCCGAAATGTAGGTGGGACAGTATGCCTCTCCATCGCTCGCCATGAGGGTTATACCCGTATTGAAGTGAAGGATAATGGCAAAGGCATGGAACCGGAAAAGGTTGCAGAGCTGCTACAAGCTACGCCAGGTGGAAAAGGCGGAATAGGCATTGTGAATACGAACCGCAGATTGTTGCAACGGTATGGTCAGGGATTATCCATCGTAAGTGAGCCGGGTGAGGGCACGATGGTATCATTTGATATTCCGGACGAGATATAAGGAAAAGGCCGCTGAAGTGAAGACTTCCGGCCTTTTTGTGCTGCTTGGGTGTTCATTCCCTAATTTTAATTATTTCTAATGCATCTTTCATATGTTAGTATATTTAACATTAGAAGCGCAGGTTCCGGCATTGAGCGCTAAACGTTGTTATAGTGGGTGAAGAGATCGATGCGCAATTGGGTTAAAAATGAGAATGTGCAGATGACGGCCATTGCCTTTGCCACAGCGGTAGGGGCGCAATTCAAGATAAATCCGTTCCGTGAAGATTACTTCCGAATCGGGCTGGGGGTTAGCATTCTTTTATTTTTGCTTATGATTATGCCACATTTATCTTATGTGAAGACAGGAATCCTGACAGGCATTGCAAATCTCCTGTTTCAGTCGGCAGATCTCATGAATCACGTACAGACCGTATCTATTCTGGAAAGCATGCGGGACAATCTGGGGCAGGCATGTATTATGTAGTCTTTGCCTATGGGCTTAGCAAGTTCAGGCATCGATTCCACGAAATGCAGCCTCTTCTGCTCGGCGGGCTGATTACCTGTATCGATTTTTCCTCCAATCTGGTTGAGCTGCTGCTTCGCGGCATGTTAAGCGGGACCAATATCTTTTATATGAAGGAATGGTTGTATCTGCTTGTGGTGGGCGGTCTGCGAAGTTATTTTGTCATTGGGCTCTACAACAGCTTTGCGGTGAGGCAGATGCGACTTTTGCATGCAGAGCAGGAGAAACGGATGGAGCAGATGCTGAGTGTAAACTCGGGTCTGTATGGTGAAGTCTTTTACTTGAAGAAAGCAATGAATACGATTGAAGGCATTACGGCAGACAGCTATGATCTATATCGGGATCTCCGGGAGCAGGAGATGAACCAATACAGTCAGCGTACGCTGGGTATTGCTCAGCAGATTCATGAAGTGAAGAAGGATTCACAGCGCATTCTCGCGGGTCTGCTGAAATTGTACGATAACGAAAAAGCGGTCAACATGAGCTTGTCTGAAGTATTGAACTTTGCCAGCAAAGCAAACCGAAAATACAGCCAGATGTTGCACAAGCAGGTCGAGATCGATATTGAGCAACAGTATGATTGTGAGTCTCCGTATTATATTCCTCTGCTAACGGTAATGAATAACCTGATTGCCAATGCGGTAGAGGCGATTGAGCATGATGGGACGGTCCAAATTCGTGTGTATGAGCAAGAAGATGATGTGCATATGGTCGTGATGGATACTGGGAAAGGCATACCTGAAGCCAAACGGGATGTTATTTTCGAACCGGGCTATACAACGAAGTTTAATGAAGTCGGTATTGCCGCAACAGGCATTGGTCTGTCCCATGTGCGTGATATCGTTCAGTCGTTAGAAGGAAGCATCAAGGTTGAATCGGCGCCACCGGGAGCGAGTGGGACTACATTCCGTATAACTATTCCCAAAATGAATCTAATCAAGGGGGCGATGTCGATGACACTTTCTATCATGATCGTGGATGATGATGTGGTAAGCCGAAGCATGCTGCATGATATCATTGAATCCTGTGGAATCGGCGAGGTTGCAGGCATGGCAGAGGGTGGCATAGAAGGAGCGCGGATGATCATGGATCTGCGTCCCGATGTGGTGCTGATTGATCTGCTGATGCCGGATCAGGACGGAATCGAGACGGTTGCGAAGCTGAAGCACAGCGGGTATACCGGCAAATTCATTATGATCTCTCAGGTGGAGAACAAAGAAATGGTAGGGGTCGCTGACCAGAACGGAATTGAATTCTTCATTCATAAACCGATTAATCGGGTGGAAGTGGAGCATGTGCTTAGCAAAGTGAATGAACAGTGGAAGTATGAACGCTACGTCCTGGAGATCAAGCAGTCGATGGCCCGGTTGAATCTGGTAGAAGCCCCAGCCCCTGTCCAAGCTCGTACGGTGCGGGATGCGGCGAGAAGCATTCTGATGGATCTGGGGATTATCGGGGAAAGTGGCAGCAAGGATATTGTGGCCCTTATGGAATATGCAATTGATCAGAAGCGGGCCGGAGAGTGGCCGCCATTGAAGGAGTCGTATGAAGCAGTGGCCCGAACATACAAGTCTACGCCCAAGGACGTGGAGAAGAGAGCAAGGCGATGGAACAACGCATCCGTAGAACGGTCATCGCCGCGTTAACGAACATGGCCTCGATTGGACTCACCGACTATAGCAACCACAAGTTTGAGCATTATGCTCCCCTCTATTTCGACTTCCAGGATGTTCGAATGAAGATGAGAGCGATGGAAGAGGATCAGGCAGGCGACAAAGGCAAGGTGAATATCAAAAAGTTCCTGCATGTGTTCTATATGGAGACGATTGAAAAGATGAATAACTGAATCATGGAGATATTGTATTTCTTAACAAAAGCCGAATTCCCGGAAGTAAGACTTCATGGGTGTTCGGTTTTTTTATTTCGGCCGCCTTAATTGTTATATAACCTAACATTTATTATTGATATTGAGTGATTTATTAGCACTTTTTGTGCTTTTATTGATTTAAAATTATTACATGTTAATTTAATTTTCATACATTGTAATTATTTTGTGTAGGATCATGTAAGTTGGCGTAGGGAGCGAACTACAATACGTACATAAATACAAATGGTCGATTCGGTCGATCCCAATCTAATTCGGAAAAGGGGTTTTTCTATGAAAAAGGTAGCATCCATTGTAATGGCGTCCGTTCTTGCTCTAACACTTAGTGCCTGCGGTGCAGCGAAATCGGGTGAAGAGAATAGTGCCCAGTCGGCAAGTGGTTCAGCTGTTGAGAAATACACGTTCGGTACCGATGCAACGTATCCCCCTTTTGAGTTCCAGAAGGACGGCAAATATGTAGGGATCGATATTGACCTCATGAACGCGATTGCGGAAGAAGAGGGCTTCGAAGTAGAGATCAAACCGATGGACTTCAAAGGCATCATTCCTGCCATTACGGCGAATCAACTGGACGGAGCCATTGCAGGCATTAGCATTACTGACGAACGGAAAAAAGTGGTGGACTTCTCGGACCCGTATTATCAGGCCGGTCTGTCCTTAATTGTACATGAAGATAACACGGACATCCAAAGTCCTCAAGATTTAAAAGGAAAAACGATTGCGATTAAAAAAGGAACCTCAGGTGCCAATCTTGCAGATGAATATGCAAAAACCTATGGGGCAACCGTGAAATATTTTGATGACAGTCCATCGATGTATCAGGAAGTCGCGAACAAAAACGCAGATGCTACGCTGGAGGATTTCCCGGTCATCTCCTACAAGATTGCCATTGATCCTAACGCCAAGCTCAAAATTGTTGGAGATCGATTGAACGGTGACTTCTATGGTATTGCTGTTGCCAAAGGTGATGCCGAGTTGCAGAAGAAGATTAATGATGGATTGAAGAAATTGCAGGAAAACGGAAAGTACGACGAGATTGTCAGCAAGTATCTGGGAGAAGCGGCTAAATAGAAGGGAATGTGGTACGGATGGACTCCTCCTTGCAAGTCATCATAGACGCACTGCCTCTACTGTTAGAGGGTACAGTTGTGACGTTGAAACTGGTCGTGATCTCGCTCATCATTGCGATGGTAATCGGATTGATCTCAGGTCTGATGAGTACTTCCTTGAATCGATTGTTGCGGCTGGTAGCCACACTTTACGTGGATATCATCCGTGGTACACCCCTTCTGGTGCAGGTATATTTCATCTACTTCGGGCTGCCGGTGTTCCTGGATATGCGCATTCCGGCAATGACCGCAGGCATTATTGCGATTAGTCTGAATGCCGGAGCCTACATCTCGGAGATTTTCCGAGCGGGTATCAATTCCATTAGCAACGGGCAGCATGAGGCGGCACGATCCCTGGGCTTATCTCGTTTTCAGACGATGAGACTGGTCGTGTTGCCTCAGGCAACGCGGCGCATGATCCCTACCTTTGTGAACCAGTTCATTATTACGATTAAGGATACATCGCTATTGTCCGCGATCGGTATCGCCGAATTAACGCAGAGCGGGGAGATTATTATCTCCTCCAACTTCCGGGCTTTCGAAATCTGGGGTGTGGTGGGTATATTCTATCTGATCATCATTGTGCTATTGTCCCGGGCTTCCCGGTTCATTGAGAGGAGGTATGCAATCCGATGATTACCGTAGAGAATCTGAAAAAGCAGTTTGGTGCCAATGAGGTATTGAAGGATATCTCCACAACGATTCAGGAGAAAGAAGTCGTATGTGTCATCGGACCTTCCGGTTCTGGTAAAAGCACGTTCTTGCGCTGTCTCAATCTGCTGGAGGGTGTGACGTCTGGGAAGGTGACCATCGGCGGTATCGAGGTGACATCGCCCAAGACGGATATCGATCAGCTGCGAACCAATGTGGGCATGGTGTTCCAGCAGTTCAACCTGTTCCCGCATCTGACCGTGCTGGAGAATATCATGCTCGCGCCGAAGCATATCAAGAAACTGAATAAGGCCGAGAATGAGAAAAAGTCAATGGAACTGCTCGGTAAGGTTGGACTGTCTCAGAAGAGAGATGCTTATCCCGAGCAGTTGTCAGGTGGCCAACAACAGCGTGTAGCCATCGCGCGTGCACTCGCCATGAACCCCAGTGTGATGTTGTTCGATGAACCTACCTCTGCATTGGACCCGGAAATGGTCGGAGAAGTACTGCAAGTCATGAAGGACCTCGCTCATGAGGGGATTACGATGATTGTTGTTACGCATGAGATGGGCTTCGCCCGTGAGGTGGCGGACCGGGTGATCTTTATGGACGGCGGATATATTGTAGAGGAAGGCACGCCTGAAGAACTCTTTCAGAATACCCGGCATGAGCGGACCAAGGCGTTTCTGGGTAAGGTTTTATAAGCCTGATGGAACAGATAAAAGAATGAAAAAAATCCCCTATGGGCAAACAATCGCTCCAGCACATCTGATATGATGGACATGGCTTGCTTGCAGGGGATTTTTGGTGCTGTGCGTAATACATAATAGGATAGATTCATCACGACAAACATGAACCAAGGAGGATATCGCTTATGCGGAGAACAACTCATATGGACAGAACGATATTTCGAGTGCATTTGTTGTCCACACTGGATGAGATCAAAATTCGGGATCACCTGAAATATGAGGATGTCTCCTTGGTAATTGAACCTGTCTTCGAGTCCGATAAATCCTTGAATGGTGCAGATGAGATAATGCGACTTGTGGTGCTGACAGAAGACAATGTGAGGAACCGGAGGTTCACTGTAGATGAGGCTGTAGATCTTCTATGCTGGCGTTTACCGTTGGTACCCCTTTGGATTGATGTTTCACTGGTAGAGGTAGTGCGGAATGAGGGGGTGTTCAAACTGGCTTGCAGCCTGCGCTTACGCAAACCAACAGAGCTTCTTCATACAGAGACAGGGCATGCACCATTCCGTGCTGATTTTCAGTAACGGACACATTATCGATATAAAAGAAAGCGCTTAATACCTACGTTTATGAAGCGTTGAGGGGAATAAAGGATGAATGTACAAGCGAATACCGATTTAAAGATCTATGAGTTAACGGAACTGCCTTATCTCAAAGTGCATGGCAGAACAACTGGTGAGCTTGCGCCGCTGACGTTATTTTGGACGGGAAGTGCAGTTGAACTCCATGTACAAGGCTCCGAACTATGGGTTGAGTTAGAGTCTGAATACGATATGTATGAGTCATGGATCAGTATTCTGATCAACGGTGTGCCGGTGAGCAGGCAGATGTTGCTGGCGGGAAGGTACTGGGTCTGTGTATTTGGGGGATGAATGCGGAAGTGGTGAAGAATGTACGGATCGTTAAAGATGTTCAAGCGATGAGTGGTGACTCGGGGTGCTCTCTACAGATTCATGCGGTGAAATCGGATGGAGCGTTCCTGCCTGTGCAGGAAAAACCGTACAAGATCGAGTTCATTGGTGACAGCATTACATCTGGCGAAGGTGCGATTGGAGCCAAAGCGGAGGAGGATTGGATTCCGATGTGGTTCAGCGCCATACATAATTATACGTATATGACAGCAGAAGCACTGAATGCAGAATATCGGGTCATCTCGCAAAGTGGCTGGGGTGTGCTGACAAGCTGGGATAACAATCCGAAGGGGAATATCCCTGAATATTACGAACAGGTCTGCGGCTTGCTTGCCGGTGAACGTAACAAAGCGCTCGGCGCAGGAGATCCCCATGATTTTAGTTCGTGGCAGCCGGATGTGGTGGTTGTGAATCTGGGCAGCAATGATGGGGGTGCATTTCAGTCACCTGAGTGGACAGACCCCGACACGGGCAAGGTGTACAAGCAGCGGCTGAACGAAGATGGTACGTATCATGAAGAGGATCTGGCTGCTTTTGAGAAAGCGGTGGAGCAGTTCCTGTTCAAACTTCGAAAAAACAATCCGGCGGCACATCTCGTATGGGCGTATGGCATGCTTGGTTTCCCCATGATGCCTGCCATCTACCGTGCGGTTGATGCGTATACGAAAAAGGCAGGAGATCGCAGGGTTACCATTATCCAGCTTCCTGATACAACCGAAGAGACGGTAGGCGCACGCACCCATCCAGGCGAATTATCCCACCGTGGAACAGCAGAGGTGTTGTCGGAATATGTACGAGGCATGTTAGGATAGCCCGAAATAGGGTAATGGAAAGACCACTCTCACAAGAACGGTATCCCAGTGGTTGGATATGTGATGCGTCTCACTGTATGGGGGGCCGTTCATCATAAGAGTGGTCTGTTCCTTTTCCGCATGATCTAGATATTCAAGGGTGTGTCCTCTGTAGCGCTGTTCTGTACCTTATAACGAATCGAGATGATCTGTCCGAGCGTCTGCGTTCGGACCATTTTGAACTGACTTGGCACAGTGCCTCTCGGGAATAAGGGGATGCCTTCACCAAGAACTTTCGGAATGATGGCGACTTCAATCTCATCCAGTAATTTCTGGGCCAACACAGCTTCAACCAGTATGCCGCCACCCACAATCCATACGTCTCCATCAGAATTCTGCTTTAATCGGGGGATGAGCGTATCTACCGTCTCAGTTGTAAACTGTACATGTGGAGCGGGCGGCTGTTCCGAGCGGGACAGCACATACGTTGGGCGATCCGCATAGGGGAATTCCTCAGAAAGTGTGAGTACCTCTTCATACGTATTACGTCCCATAACAACGCTGCCGATCGTTTGATAAAATGCTGCATACCCGTTGTCTCCACCATCACCCTCCACATCAAACAACCAATCTACAGAACCGTCCAGCCTAGCAATATATCCATCCAGACTCATTGCAATGTACAAAATGGTTTTGTTATCTTTCATATTCATCGCTCCCTTCTACAATGTATGATACACTCTAACTATGACAAAAGTTGACGTAGTTTGGGTGTTGAATTATGAATAATCGGAAGCTGGCCATCATGCGTCTGATGGATTCCAGACAGAAGTTTACAGCCCGGGAGTTGGCAGAGTGGTTTGATGTATCGGTTCGAACGATTCAGCGAGATCTGGATGC
Protein-coding sequences here:
- a CDS encoding transporter substrate-binding domain-containing protein — translated: MKKVASIVMASVLALTLSACGAAKSGEENSAQSASGSAVEKYTFGTDATYPPFEFQKDGKYVGIDIDLMNAIAEEEGFEVEIKPMDFKGIIPAITANQLDGAIAGISITDERKKVVDFSDPYYQAGLSLIVHEDNTDIQSPQDLKGKTIAIKKGTSGANLADEYAKTYGATVKYFDDSPSMYQEVANKNADATLEDFPVISYKIAIDPNAKLKIVGDRLNGDFYGIAVAKGDAELQKKINDGLKKLQENGKYDEIVSKYLGEAAK
- a CDS encoding dihydrofolate reductase family protein, giving the protein MNMKDNKTILYIAMSLDGYIARLDGSVDWLFDVEGDGGDNGYAAFYQTIGSVVMGRNTYEEVLTLSEEFPYADRPTYVLSRSEQPPAPHVQFTTETVDTLIPRLKQNSDGDVWIVGGGILVEAVLAQKLLDEIEVAIIPKVLGEGIPLFPRGTVPSQFKMVRTQTLGQIISIRYKVQNSATEDTPLNI
- a CDS encoding amino acid ABC transporter permease; its protein translation is MDSSLQVIIDALPLLLEGTVVTLKLVVISLIIAMVIGLISGLMSTSLNRLLRLVATLYVDIIRGTPLLVQVYFIYFGLPVFLDMRIPAMTAGIIAISLNAGAYISEIFRAGINSISNGQHEAARSLGLSRFQTMRLVVLPQATRRMIPTFVNQFIITIKDTSLLSAIGIAELTQSGEIIISSNFRAFEIWGVVGIFYLIIIVLLSRASRFIERRYAIR
- a CDS encoding amino acid ABC transporter ATP-binding protein, producing the protein MITVENLKKQFGANEVLKDISTTIQEKEVVCVIGPSGSGKSTFLRCLNLLEGVTSGKVTIGGIEVTSPKTDIDQLRTNVGMVFQQFNLFPHLTVLENIMLAPKHIKKLNKAENEKKSMELLGKVGLSQKRDAYPEQLSGGQQQRVAIARALAMNPSVMLFDEPTSALDPEMVGEVLQVMKDLAHEGITMIVVTHEMGFAREVADRVIFMDGGYIVEEGTPEELFQNTRHERTKAFLGKVL
- a CDS encoding response regulator; its protein translation is MKVILVDDERLALIGLQKSLEKEVSGIEIIATYMNPTEAMAGIVEHRPDVVFLDIHMPEMDGMDLGRQIQAATPGTEIIFVTSYDQYAVHAFELQALDYVMKPIQKDRLKQTVIRVREKLNVKREQRSKDTNVPLICCFNKIQFKLPGKEIQVAKWRTSKAQELFAYLLHHRNQVIHRSTLLELLWPDMEEEKTAHQLYTTMYHVRQTLKTCNMDMITIQSGHLEAGYRLELGEAQLDSEQWEREIRQWKVIDASNVHAYEQALYQYKGTYLGNYEYMWAEPERERLRYLWLYHMRQLSLYYQRHGLAEKVIESTQRIQHMLPDEEESYFILMKLYDEMHNDLGVEEQYRLLTTRMEQDLEIPISEEVREWYRDWKLGLIKSGHRNQ